Below is a genomic region from Desulfobacterales bacterium.
TAACTGCAATAGAAACTTCAATTTTTAGACCTTCACGCGCCATTTCAAAAATATTCATTCTGGCATTTCCTGACGCTGGCTCCAAATATTTTCCGGTTTTGCCATGAATGTAAATGATTTCTCCTTTGTTATTTATAATCGCGGCTGGAGGTGCGTATTTTTTCAGTAAAAATTTTTCAAATATTTGCGCGTGATTAATTTTATTAGACTCAACATTAGGCTGCATTCTATTCCTATAATTTAGCGATCTGTCTAAAGGAAATTCTATAAAAGTATGTCTGGAGTAAATATCGTCTTTACGTTTATATATCTTCCATTTTTTGTTAACACCTGTAAAAAGATCGTCATTGGAACCAATACTTTCGGAATTTCCTAAAAATAAAAATCCACCAGGATTTAAGGCATAATGAAAAATAGGAAAAAGTTTTTTTTGAATATCAGCGTCTAAGTATATCAATAAATTTCTACAGCTTAAAAGGTCTAACTTAGTAAAAGGTGGGTCTTTAATGATATTTTGAGGGGCAAATATCAGCATTTCTCTGATATGTTTTTGAATTATAAAATAATCATCCTGTTTTGAAAAGAATTGTTTTAAACGTTTTGGCTCTACATTGGCGGCAATACCAATAGGATATTTGCCAGCTCTTGCTGTTTCTACAGCTTCTGAATCAATATCTGTGGCAAAAATCTGAACATTAAAATACTTATTAAGTTCATCCATACATTCTTTTACTAAAATAGCAATTGAATATGCTTCTTCGCCTGTAGAACAACCAGCTACCCATATTCTGATAGTATAGTCATTCGGCTTATCTGCCAATAATTCTGAAAAAATTTTTTCCTTTAAATTGTCAAATGATTCAGGGTCTCGAAAAAAATTAGTTACACCTATAAGTAATTCCTTAAATAAAATTTCAACTTCTTTACGGTTTTGTTGAAGATAACGAACGTAATTGGAGATATCGTCTATCTGATGAATATTCATGCGCCTTTCAATACGGCGGCAAATAGTATTTTGTTTATAAGCTGAAAAATCATGTCCAGTGATTGACCGTAAAATAATAAATATTTTTTGAAGAGCGTCTGGCATTTTCCCATCGCATACGTCAATTTTTGATTTAGTCGTAGTTGCAGTATGTTTTACGAATTTAATTAACTGTTCAGGCATGCTTGCAGGTGGAAGGATATAATCAACTATACCTGTGCTAATGGCACTCTGGGGCATTGAAATATAAGCCGCTGTATCTATTTGTTGAGCCATTATCATTCCGAGTTCATTTTTGATTGCCTTTAAACCAATTGTTCCGTCAGTTCCCATACCTGATAAAACAATACCTATAGCCATTTCTTTTTGGTCCTGGGCAAGAGTTTTAAAAAAGAAATCAATCGGCATATCTGGGTTTTCAGCTTTTGTAATATCTAAAAGCTGCAAAACTCCTTTAAATATTGCTACGTTATTATTGGAAGGGACAACATATATAGAATTAGGGTTTATTTTTATACCATCTTCAATGGTAAATACTGGAATTTGAGTGCATTTTTGAATTAGCTCAGGTAGAATGCTGATTTTTGTAGGGGCCAAATGTGAAATCACAATAAAAGCTATATTTACATCCGGAGGCATATGGGTAAAAAATGATTCAAATGCTTCTAATCCGCCAGCAGAGGCTCCTAATCCGACAATGAAAAAATTATCCTGCTTGTGGTTTAAAAATTCTTTTGAGATGGTTTGATTAGAATGGTCGGTTTTTTTATTTCCCATAGTTATTTTCCTTATATATGGTATAAAAAAACCATCGTTGAATATTGCCAAACGACCTATTAACTCAATAATTTGGATGAAGTACGATGATTCTTATAATATTTTAAACATTACCTCCCCCTTTTTTTTATTAAAATTAAACGCATTGCGTTATAAAGTCAATACTTTTTTTCTAAGAATAATAAGGTTTTATCTATTTTAAATAATTTATTGGCTCAAGAAAATTACTTTCTTGAGCCTTAAAAAATTTTAGAGACTTTGTAGTTCGTCAACCAAGCTTTTCACAGCATCCGCTGAACTATGAAGAGCCTTGTTTTCTTCTTCTGTTAATTTAACTTCTATTACTTCTTCAACTCCTGATTTTCCTAATTTAACGGGGACTCCTATAAACAGGTCAGAAATTCCATATTGACCTGTAAGATAAGTAGCGCAAGGTAATATTTTCTTTTTGTCTTTTATTATAGATTCTGCCATTTCTACAGCGGCTGAAGCTGGCGCGTAATAAGCACTACCGGTTTTAAGTAAACTTACAATTTCAGCTCCCCCATTTCTGGTTCTTTCTATAAGAGCTTCAATTTTTTCTTTTGGGAGCCATTCAGTAATAGGAATTCCTCCAACTGTTGAATATCTTGGTAGAGGAACCATTGTTTTGCCATGTCCTCCAAGAACTAAAGCGTAAGTGCTTTCAACTGATACGTCTAATTCCATAGCAATAAAAGTTCTAAATCTTGCTGAGTCAAGAATTCCAGCCATACCTATAACCCTGTTTTTAGGGAAGCCACTTGCTTCATAGGCAACATGGCACATAGCATCTAATGGATTGCTGACTATTATTAAAATTGAGTTAGGAGCTACTGCTACAATATTTTTCGTAACATTTTTTACTATTTCAGCATTAGTTTTTAAAAGATCTCCTCTGCTCATTCCGGGTTTTCTTGCAAGTCCGGCTGTGATAATAAAAATATCTGAATCTTTAGCTGGAAGATAATCGTT
It encodes:
- a CDS encoding PAS domain-containing protein; protein product: MGNKKTDHSNQTISKEFLNHKQDNFFIVGLGASAGGLEAFESFFTHMPPDVNIAFIVISHLAPTKISILPELIQKCTQIPVFTIEDGIKINPNSIYVVPSNNNVAIFKGVLQLLDITKAENPDMPIDFFFKTLAQDQKEMAIGIVLSGMGTDGTIGLKAIKNELGMIMAQQIDTAAYISMPQSAISTGIVDYILPPASMPEQLIKFVKHTATTTKSKIDVCDGKMPDALQKIFIILRSITGHDFSAYKQNTICRRIERRMNIHQIDDISNYVRYLQQNRKEVEILFKELLIGVTNFFRDPESFDNLKEKIFSELLADKPNDYTIRIWVAGCSTGEEAYSIAILVKECMDELNKYFNVQIFATDIDSEAVETARAGKYPIGIAANVEPKRLKQFFSKQDDYFIIQKHIREMLIFAPQNIIKDPPFTKLDLLSCRNLLIYLDADIQKKLFPIFHYALNPGGFLFLGNSESIGSNDDLFTGVNKKWKIYKRKDDIYSRHTFIEFPLDRSLNYRNRMQPNVESNKINHAQIFEKFLLKKYAPPAAIINNKGEIIYIHGKTGKYLEPASGNARMNIFEMAREGLKIEVSIAVRKAISEKKEIFVENIRVKGNGEYQHINLTVAPIDEPLINDELFTIIFEDILKTEKISLVKVENTPETDIQDADKHIKKLEEELQSTKENLQTTIEEIETSNEELQSTNEELQSANEELETSKEEQQSLNEELVTVNSELQGKINDLSKTSDDMRNLLDGINIPIIFLDNNLYIKRFTAQATKIINLIQSDSGRSISHIASNLKYENFIPDLKKVLKTLAYREKDVQTYGGLWYKMRIFPYRTIDNIIDGVVITFIDIHANKESAQKIDELNKTIEKEQQFKQSIFDTLKESIIILDVSLKIISANRSFYRQFRILPDETIGNFIYDIANHQWDIAQFRELLEKVILENKTFDDFVIEYVFPDIGSKKIRLNARKIGKNIADSDMILLAIENF
- the mdh gene encoding malate dehydrogenase, with product MKHKVTVIGAGNVGATAAQRLAEKELCDVVLIDVADGMPQGKSLDLSEASPIEKHDASIVGSNDYLPAKDSDIFIITAGLARKPGMSRGDLLKTNAEIVKNVTKNIVAVAPNSILIIVSNPLDAMCHVAYEASGFPKNRVIGMAGILDSARFRTFIAMELDVSVESTYALVLGGHGKTMVPLPRYSTVGGIPITEWLPKEKIEALIERTRNGGAEIVSLLKTGSAYYAPASAAVEMAESIIKDKKKILPCATYLTGQYGISDLFIGVPVKLGKSGVEEVIEVKLTEEENKALHSSADAVKSLVDELQSL